A window of Candidatus Nitrospira allomarina genomic DNA:
CTTTTGGAATCGCCGGTTATGCCACCATTTAGGCTGCCATACTCACGAGCACACACATGAAACCAGCGGTTCTAAAATTCAACCCCTTCCTGATTTATCCTCCAATTCTTAAGCCTCAATACCTTTAGCTTGTTTACCGCAGGCTTCGCCTAATGAAATTTTCTTTGTTAATTCCTTGGAATCACGGTGTTACCTTTTAATTCCGAACCAAGGCCTGTGGGGAATGTAAGGGTTGGATTTAAACGCCCGTTTTTAAAATGGGGTCAGGTGTCATAAGTAACTAAGAGGAAGATTCTTGTTTTCGTCGAGGAACATTAAATTGGTTATGAAGTCAATATCTTACTTTTAGCCGACTTATCCAAGGCTTCCCCCAAATCCTCAAGAAGTTGTTCTGTCTCTTCCCATCCGATGCAGGCATCTGTGATTGATATTCCCCACTCCAAGGGTTTCCCTGCTTCCCATTTTTGATTGCCCGGCTTCAGATTACTCTCAATTAACAAGCCCATGATGGCGAGTTGGCCCTTGGTGAATTGTTTAATAACTGATTGAGCCACGGGAACCTGACGGGTATGGTCTTTTTCTGAATTGCCATGAGAGCAGTCAACCATTACCGGACGACGAATCCCTTCATTCGTTAAGCAACGCACGGCCTCAGAGATATCTTCCGGATTATAATTGACTCGTCCACCACCTCCACGAAGAACAAGGTGTCGGTCCGGATTGCCATTTGTTTTGATTACTGAGGTAAGGCCGTCGGCGTTCACCCCAATGAAACTTTGAGGATGTCGGGCTGCAATCATGGCATTGAGAGCGACTTGGAGTCCCCCATCCGTACCATTTTTAAGACCAACGGGCATGGATAGGCCACTGGCCATTTCTCTATGGGTTTGGCTTTCGGTGGTGCGTGCGCCAATAGCCGCCCAACTAATTAAGTCGGAAATATACTGGGGGGTTACAGGATCAAGAAATTCTGTAGCGCATGGCAATCCTAGGTTATTGATCCGCAGTAGAATAGAACGGGCCAGTTCAAATCCTCCCCCAATTTCGCAGGAGCCATCCAAATGGGGGTCGTTGATAAGTCCTTTCCACCCCACCGTTGTGCGGGGCTTTTCAAAATAGGTTCGAAGGACAATCAGGGCATGCTCCTGAATGCGATCAGCGACCAGTTTGAGGCGTTCAGCATAGAGAATGGCCGCTTCCGGGTCGTGTATCGAACATGGGCCAATAATGACTAACAGGCGATGTGAGTCTCGTCCATGAAGAATATCTCGAATGGCTTGCCGAGATTGGAGAACCATCTGTCCGGTTTTTTCGGGCAGGGGGAGAGAACTCTGCATCTGTTTTGGGGTCGGAAGTGGGGTAATATCGATAATGTTTCGGTTATTAATTGGTTCGGCCATGCGAGACGTCCTGGGTAAAATGAGAGAATATCTGGAATTGCAGAATTAAGTACCGTAACCAAATTATGCGGGAATTGACAACATTGTAATAAGAAACCCTATATCCAGGCAACCGTCATTGGTAATCTGTAATACGCCACTAAAGAATAGGGTTGATAAGGGTGGCGAGCAATACCGTGCAAAAAGGGAAGGATGTGAGGTAGGTGAAATAATTCCCTGGCAATTAAATGGGAAGAAAACAAGAACACTTATTCTGGGAGCACAATGAGGAAGGAATTTTTAAACTTCAAAGCCCGTCAAGCTGTGGTGTTAATCAAATTGGCACGTTGAGAACTATACCACCGCATGACATCTTGATTGGCGGGGTCTTGAGTAGAGGTAAATGAAAATTTGGTGCCAATGACTAAATCCACCGTGGGATCAACCCACTCAATCGTTCCGGAAAATTTGGAAAAGTGGCTAAATCCTGGCAAACGACAACTAATGTGGAGATGTGATGAAGAGACGAGTGGCCATGCGGAAGGTGCGACGCGAAACTGGCAACCCGTCGGGGAGAGATTGCTGAGCTGAACAGGTAGCACAGCAAGGATTTTTCCTTTGTCACTGAGTGGTCGAACGGCTCCAGTCATATTGACCGTCAAACGAGGAAATGAGCGAGGGTGTTGACGTGAAACGTTTGGTGGGGCACCTAATCGAATTGTCGGAGGCTGTGTGAGAATTTCTTGAATGACCGTTTCAAATTCATAAATGTCCTCATCGATACATGAACGACCTTTACAGGGAATCCCGCAACTGAGACTGCTGAGTGCCGGATCTTTTGGGAGTGCACAAAGGAGGGAGTGATCCGCTCCCAGTCCCAATAAATAGGTTTGGATTAACAATTTTTCAGGTGTAGAGGGAAAGGTCAACCAAATGGAGTTTGAGCCGATGGATAGGTGCGGAGATGTCGAAAGCATGATTCCCTTTTCGGTTGTGTGAGGCCATGTTACAAGGCCAAATTCCGACCGACAAGATGAGGAGGGGAGAACGGAAAAGGACCGACCTTAATATACAAGAACAGGCTAAAAACTCTAGAATGTTTTTTGAAGGCTTATCGCCCAGGTAGACGGACATTCCATCGGCTTGGAAGGGGAATAAGGGAAAGACTCTGCCGTTAAGCGGCAATGAAACTAATTTGTGGTTGGCGGTCAGGTTTCTTCTGGGTGGGGATGAAGTTCTTGAATGAGTGAATCCGCTAAATTTTCAGCAGAGATGACATAGTTCTGTGAGTCAATGGCCTGTTGGAAATGTGCGATTTTGTCTTGTCGAACATCCGGAATCTGAGACATTTGTTCG
This region includes:
- a CDS encoding 3-deoxy-7-phosphoheptulonate synthase; this encodes MAEPINNRNIIDITPLPTPKQMQSSLPLPEKTGQMVLQSRQAIRDILHGRDSHRLLVIIGPCSIHDPEAAILYAERLKLVADRIQEHALIVLRTYFEKPRTTVGWKGLINDPHLDGSCEIGGGFELARSILLRINNLGLPCATEFLDPVTPQYISDLISWAAIGARTTESQTHREMASGLSMPVGLKNGTDGGLQVALNAMIAARHPQSFIGVNADGLTSVIKTNGNPDRHLVLRGGGGRVNYNPEDISEAVRCLTNEGIRRPVMVDCSHGNSEKDHTRQVPVAQSVIKQFTKGQLAIMGLLIESNLKPGNQKWEAGKPLEWGISITDACIGWEETEQLLEDLGEALDKSAKSKILTS
- a CDS encoding PilZ domain-containing protein; protein product: MLSTSPHLSIGSNSIWLTFPSTPEKLLIQTYLLGLGADHSLLCALPKDPALSSLSCGIPCKGRSCIDEDIYEFETVIQEILTQPPTIRLGAPPNVSRQHPRSFPRLTVNMTGAVRPLSDKGKILAVLPVQLSNLSPTGCQFRVAPSAWPLVSSSHLHISCRLPGFSHFSKFSGTIEWVDPTVDLVIGTKFSFTSTQDPANQDVMRWYSSQRANLINTTA